In Paenibacillus sp. J23TS9, a single genomic region encodes these proteins:
- the hflX gene encoding GTPase HflX: protein MAHTIHDTNTQIRDRAVLVSLVTDEVKRSGINPEHSLQELVSLAETAGVEVLDVISQNRDVPDVRWLIGKGKVEELRVSIDSAQANTAIFDHDLSGAQVRNLEQSLDVKIIDRTQLILDIFAQRAKTREGIIHVELAQLSYLLPRLSGHGKNLSRLGGGIGTRGPGESKLETDRRHIRSRIGDLKKQLEAVIKHRKLYRGRRQKSGAIQIALVGYTNAGKSTLLKQLTSADVYIENQLFATLDPTSRTLELPGGSEVILTDTVGFIQNLPHDLIAAFRATLEEANEADLILHVVDASSPMRDEQISVVDSILEELGAADKPQLILFNKADICTKEQLEMLPAGPGYLKISALNQDDLLLVRQEIQNRLSGGILTFRIPPEDGNTMAMLYRVGDVIGQQAEENDMIYKVKVHKPDYEKWGHMLASYLVRD, encoded by the coding sequence TTGGCACATACCATTCACGATACGAACACACAAATACGCGACCGGGCCGTTCTTGTCAGTCTTGTCACCGATGAGGTTAAAAGGTCTGGAATCAATCCGGAGCATTCCCTTCAGGAACTTGTCAGCCTGGCTGAAACGGCGGGTGTTGAGGTGCTTGATGTTATCAGCCAAAACCGTGATGTACCTGATGTCCGCTGGTTAATCGGCAAGGGTAAGGTAGAGGAACTGAGGGTCTCAATTGACTCCGCCCAAGCAAATACCGCTATTTTCGATCATGATTTATCTGGAGCCCAGGTTCGTAATTTGGAGCAAAGCCTGGATGTTAAGATTATTGACCGGACGCAGCTTATTCTTGATATTTTTGCGCAACGTGCGAAGACACGTGAGGGGATTATTCATGTTGAATTGGCACAGCTGTCTTATTTACTTCCTCGTCTGTCGGGACACGGCAAAAATTTGTCGCGTCTCGGCGGGGGGATCGGTACGCGTGGACCGGGTGAGAGCAAACTGGAGACGGACAGACGTCATATCCGGAGCCGTATCGGTGATTTGAAAAAGCAGCTTGAGGCAGTGATCAAGCACCGCAAGCTGTACCGGGGACGCAGGCAAAAGAGCGGGGCTATTCAGATCGCGCTTGTAGGATACACCAATGCCGGGAAGTCAACGCTGCTCAAGCAGCTTACCAGTGCTGACGTGTATATTGAAAACCAGTTGTTTGCCACTTTGGATCCGACTTCGCGCACTTTAGAGCTGCCTGGCGGCAGTGAGGTTATTTTAACGGATACGGTCGGATTTATTCAGAATTTGCCGCATGATCTGATTGCTGCTTTTCGGGCTACCCTTGAGGAGGCCAATGAAGCAGATTTGATTTTACATGTGGTGGATGCCTCTTCACCGATGCGCGATGAGCAAATATCGGTCGTTGACTCCATTCTTGAGGAGCTGGGAGCGGCGGATAAGCCGCAGCTGATTCTTTTTAATAAAGCAGATATTTGTACGAAGGAGCAGCTTGAAATGCTGCCGGCAGGTCCAGGGTATCTAAAAATCAGTGCACTCAATCAAGATGATCTGCTCCTTGTAAGACAAGAAATCCAAAACCGTTTGTCTGGTGGGATTCTGACATTCCGGATCCCGCCGGAAGACGGTAACACCATGGCGATGCTTTATCGTGTAGGAGATGTCATAGGACAGCAGGCCGAAGAAAATGATATGATCTATAAAGTAAAGGTACACAAGCCTGATTATGAGAAATGGGGACACATGCTTGCCTCATATCTTGTAAGAGATTGA